The following proteins are co-located in the Spea bombifrons isolate aSpeBom1 chromosome 3, aSpeBom1.2.pri, whole genome shotgun sequence genome:
- the LOC128483356 gene encoding alpha-1,4-N-acetylglucosaminyltransferase-like, giving the protein MLKSLKVSAFILLVFAVGFLSRIHHEDSKFFLFRKISFTPLVFSPDNILSEGNGIIFLEITDRMDPPALVLCSIESAARVYHDRPVVFFMSGLPDMKSEDDQIQARKILPVLSSFENVYLFPLRMEKLYADTPLFSWYKKIKPELENFWIHVSSDGCRFASMWKYGGIYMDTDVISLRPIPHKNFLAAETLTVCSSSVFGLDDHHNFTWKCMEDFVKNYNGAVWGHQGPGLLTRVMKEWCVAPTFHNTDDASCGSILYLHPQRLYPISYPSWRRYFEVWPKIPTFNDSYSLHLWNYMNKEHMTVVPGSNTLVDHLFQQHCPTTYASLLTQESVV; this is encoded by the exons ATGCTAAAATCTCTGAAAGTGTCAGCCTTCATCCTGCTTGTATTTGCTGTTGGATTTCTTTCTAGAATCCACCACGAGGACAGCAAGTTTTTCCTCTTTAGAAAAATAAGCTTCA CTCCTTTGGTCTTCAGTCCAGATAATATCCTAAGTGAAGGAAATGGCATCATATTCCTAGAGATAACTGACAGGATGGATCCACCTGCTTTGGTCTTGTGCTCTATTGAATCAGCAGCTCGTGTATACCATGACAGGCCTGTGGTTTTCTTCATGAGTGGTTTGCCTGACATGAAATCAGAAGATGACCAGATCCAGGCACGAAAGATACTTCCAGTTCTTTCATCTTTTGAAAATGTCTACTTGTTTCCTCTACGGATGGAAAAACTTTATGCAGATACTCCTCTTTTCAGCTGGTATAAaaag attaaacCAGAGCTGGAAAATTTTTGGATACATGTTAGCTCAGATGGATGCAGATTTGCTTCAATGTGGAAATATGGTGGTATTTATATGGACACTGATGTCATTTCACTCCGGCCCATTCCACATAAGAATTTCCTAGCTGCAGAAACTTTGACTGTTTGTAGCAGCAGTGTTTTTGGACTTGATGATCATCACAACTTTACTTGGAAGTGTATGGAAGACTTTGTAAAGAACTACAATGGGGCAGTGTGGGGACACCAAGGACCAGGTCTGTTAACACGAGTTATGAAAGAGTGGTGTGTTGCACCTACATTTCATAATACAGATGATGCCAGCTGTGGAAGCATCCTCTATTTACACCCCCAACGTCTCTATCCAATTTCATACCCATCATGGAGGAGATACTTTGAGGTTTGGCCAAAGATACCAACATTTAATGACTCTTATTCTTTGCATCTCTGGAATTACATGAATAAGGAACACATGACAGTGGTCCCTGGCAGTAACACATTGGTTGACCATTTGTTTCAACAGCACTGCCCCACCACTTATGCATCTTTATTAACTCAGGAGTCTGTTGTCTAA